A genomic segment from Epinephelus fuscoguttatus linkage group LG17, E.fuscoguttatus.final_Chr_v1 encodes:
- the LOC125905010 gene encoding stathmin-like: MAASEDIQVKELDKRASGQAFEVILAAPAPDAKGDFPLSAPKKKDVSLEEIQRKLDAAEERRKNHEAEVLKHLAEKREHEKEVLQKAMEENNNFSKMAEEKLNQKMEANKENRTALMAAMNEKFKEKDKKLEEVRKNKETKEGTED; encoded by the exons ATGGCAGCCTCTGAAG ataTCCAGGTCAAGGAGCTCGACAAGCGGGCCTCTGGCCAGGCGTTTGAGGTCATCTTGGCTGCTCCCGCCCCAGATGCCAAGGGCGACTTCCCCCTGTCCGCCCCCAAGAAGAAGGATGTGTCGCTGGAGGAAATTCAGAGGAAGCTGGACGCTGCAGAGGAGAGACGCAAG aATCATGAAGCCGAGGTTCTGAAGCACTTAGCTGAGAAGCGTGAGCATGAAAAGGAGGTGCTACAGAAAGCTATGGAGGAGAACAACAACTTCAGTAAGATGGCAGAGGAGAAGCTCAATCAGAAGATGGAGGCTAACAAAGAGAACCGCACAGCACTTATGGCAGCGATGAATGAGAAATTCAAGGAGaag GACAAGAAGTTGGAAGAAGTGCGAAAGAACAAGGAAACCAAAGAGGGCACTGAAGACTGA